TTTCTTCGATCGCCATCGGCCTGGGCGGCATCATTCTCGCCGCGATCATTTACGGCGGCGGCCTCGGGCTCGCGGAAAAACTGGCCAAGGCCTTCGGCCCGCTGTACACGGCTTCGGTCAACAAGCTCTGGTTCGACGAACTTTACGCGGCCTTCATCGTGAAGCCGTTCCAGGCGCTGGGCGGCCTGCTCTTTAAATTCGACGCGGGCGTGATCGACGGCATCGTGAACGGCGTGGGCCGCCTGACCATGAAAAAAAGCGCGCTCTCCGGCCTCTTCGACAAGTACGTGGTCGACGGCCTGGTCAATCTCGTGGGTTATACGACACAGTTGTTCAGCTCGGTCCTGCGCAAGATCCAGTCGGGCCTTGTGCAGAACTATCTGCTGATTCTTTTTTCGGGGCTTGTCATTCTTCTTTATTTAGGCGCCCGCTAAAAAAATAGAAAACAGGAAACAGAACACAGAAAACAGTAATACCGCAAAGAACGCAATAATCGGCAGAGAAAAATTCATTTAATTAACTGTTTTCTGTGTCCTGTGTTCTGTGTCCTGAAATCATAAGGAGCTATCATGGACCATTTACTCTCGTGGATTATTTTCACGCCGCTTCTCGGCGCGCTGGTGATTGCCTTCATTCCGAAAACCGCGGTCTCCAAAATCCAGGCGGTCGCGGTCGCTGCCACGGCGGTTGTCCTGGGACTGAGCGTCGCGGGCCTGCTCAAATTCGACGCCGCGAATCCCGGCTTCCAGCTCATGGAAAAGGCCTCGTGGATCCCGCAATTCGACGTCCATTACCTGCTCGGCACCGACGGCATCAGCTTCCCCATGGTGTTCCTGACGGCCCTCATGTCGCTCCTGGCCTGCGTGGCGTCCTTCAGCATTCATGACCGCCACAAGGAATACTTCATCCTGTATCTCCTGCTCGAAACCGGCATGATGGGCACGTTCCTCTCACTCGACCTTTTCCTCTTCTACGTTTTCTGGGAAGTGGTGCTGGTTCCGATGTATTTCCTCATCGGGATCTGGGGCGGGCCGCGCAAGGAATACGCCGCGATCAAGTTCTTCCTTTATACGCTGGCCGGAAGCCTGTTCATGCTGCTCGGCATCCTGGCGCTTTATTTCAATTCGAACCCGCACACCTTCAACATGATGGAACTCACCTCGCAGCATTTTTCGTTCGGGTTCCAGAAAATCGTGTTCCTCGCCTTCTTCCTCGGCTTCGCGATCAAGGTGCCGGTGTTCCCCTTCCATACCTGGCTGCCGGACGCGCACGTGGAAGCGCCCACGCCCATCAGCGTGATTCTGGCCGGCGTGCTGCTGAAGATGGGAACTTACGGTTTCTTCCGTTTCAATTACCCGCTGTTTCCCGAAGCCGCGAAATGGTTCCAGCCCGCGATGCTCGTTCTTGCCGTCATCGGCATCGTCTACGGCGGGTTCGTGGCCTTTGCGCAAAGTGATTTCAAAAAAATGGTCGCGTATTCGAGCGTGAGCCACATGGGCTTTGTGCTGCTGGGGATCGCGGCGCTGAACGCGCACGGCTTCCGCGGCGCCATGCTGCAGATGTTCAATCACGGCACGATTACAGGCGGGCTCTTCCTCCTGGTCGGCGTGCTCTACGACCGCGCGCACACGCGCGACATGACGGCTTTCGGCGGACTCTCCGCCAAAGTGCCGGTGTATTCGGGCATTCTGATTTTCTTTTCCATGGCAAGCCTCGGGCTTCCGGGTCTCAGCGGGTTCATCGGGGAGTTCCTCTCGCTGCTGGGCGCGTATCAATACAACAAATGGATGACGGGCGCTTCCTGCATCGGCATCATCCTGGCCGCGGCCTATCTGCTGTACATGATCCAGCGCGTGCTGCTCGGCCCTCTCAACACGAAATGGGCAAGCTTGAAAGAAATCAACGGCCGCGAGCTTTTCACGCTCGTGCCGCTCATGATCTTCATCGTGATTCTCGGGGTTTATCCCAGCGCCGTGCTGAAGTACATGGTGCCCACGCTGGATGCGCTGCTCACCCGCGTCGGAGGGCTTGTTCCTTGAGCCTCGTCCAAAGCCTTTCCTACTTCAAAGCCGAGATCGCGCTTCTGATCGGAGCCTTCGTCGTGCTGTTCATGGATTTCGCGGTGCGCGACAAAAAAGCCATCGGCATTACGGCCTTGGTGGCGCTCGGCGTCTCCGCGCTTTTCCTGCGGATGCCTTCCGAGCCCCTGCCGCTTTTCAACGGCTTTTTCATGCTCGATCCGCTCACGCACTTTTTCCGCATCACGGCGCTCGCCATCACTGCGGTGGGTGTCCTGATTTCGCTTCGCTACGAAGACCTGCCCAAGCCTTATCTCGCGGAATATTATGCCCTGCTGCTTTTCAGCGGCTTCGGCCTGATCCTCATGGCCGCGGCCAACAACCTGCTCATGATCTTCCTGGCCATCGAATCCGTGTCGCTCGTCTCTTACCTGCTCACGGGATTTTTGAAGAGCGACAAGAAATCCAAGGAAGCGAGCCTGAAGTATCTGCTGTTCGGAAGCGTGGCCTCGGGCCTCATGCTCTACGGCATGTCCATCCTGTACGGGCTTTCCGGTTCGATTGAGCTGGACCTCATCCGCGGCAGGATTGCGAACCCGGCTTATTCCGGCTTTGTGTTCGTGGCCATGATGCTGGTGCTGGGCGGGATCGGCTTCAAGATCTCCATGGCGCCGTTCCATCTCTGGGCGCCGGACGTTTACGAAGGCGCGCCCACGCCGTTCACGGCTTTCCTCACCGTGGGCCCGAAAGCCGCGGGATTCGCGCTGCTGATCCGCGTGCTCTCCACTTCTTTTCCAGACTTCTTCGCGAGCTGGACGCAGGTCATCCTGCTGCTGTCGGTGATCACCATGACGCTTGGCAACGTCATCGCGATCGCGCAGGACAACATCAAACGCCTTCTCGCCTACTCGAGCATTGCCCAGGCGGGTTACATCCTCATGGGAATCGCGGTTTTCACGGATACGGGCCTGCAGGCCGTGCTGCTTTATCTCGCCGCGTACGCGTTCACGAATCTCGGCGCCTTTGCCGTGGTGCTCGCCGTCACGCAAGACAGCGGCAGCGACCAGCTCAGCTCCTTCGCGGGACTCGGAAAGCGCTCGCCGATGCTCGCGGCCAGCATGACGATTTTCCTGCTCTCACTGGCGGGGATTCCGCCTCTGGCGGGATTCATGGGGAAATTCATGGTGTTCGCGGGGACGATCCAGAAAGGCTATATCGTGCTTGCCGTCGCGGCCGCCATCAACAGCGCCATCGCAGCCTTTTACTATTTCAAAGTGGTCCGCCAGATGTACCTCGTTCCGGCGGAAAACGAAAAGCCGCTCGCTCAGCCTCTCTCGCTGAGCTTCGCCCTGTACCTCATGCTCGCGGGAACGATCGCGCTCGGCCTCGTGCCCATGCCGCTCCTGTCCGTCCTTCATTCGATCATCCCGCTTTCCTGAGCCTAGAGATAAAGGCTCTCGACGTGAGCGGCCTTTCCTTTTTTCTCGACGCGCGTCGCTTCGAATCCACGGCCCCGGTCTTTCTCGCCCGCGTCGATCACGACTTCGTTGCCGGCCTCCAGATCATCCAGCCGGGTAGCATCGCCCTGGTACTGCGTTTTTTCGGTCACGAAGAGATTCACGCTCTCTTCGGCGCTGGTCGCGGGGTCCACGCGCATGACGGACAGCGTTTTTTCAGTGCGGTCCAATCCCGTCACCTTCCCCTCGATCGTCTCCGCGAACGCGGGAACCTGACACAAAAATGCCGCAGCCATCAAAAGCAGCACGATTTTTGTCTTCATGGTCTGTCTCCTTCGAACGGCGTCCCCGAGGGGGAACATTCCCCCCGGGGGATCGATCGCTCGTGTTATTTCTTCTCGATCACATTCGCCTGCCAGTCCTTGCCCTGATAATTCTGGTCGGCCTGAATGTTCACCTTCTGGCCCTGCTGAAGGTCGTTCAACGAGTTGTAACCGCCCTTGTACTGCGTGCCGTCGGTCACATGCATGTTGAGCGTTTCTTCCGCATTGGTCTTCGGGTTCTTGCACTTCACGGACAAGGTCTTCTCGTCCTTGTTCACCGCCGTCAGCTCGCCTTCGAATTTGTTTTCGAGCCCGGCGCCCGGAGCGGCCTTATCCTTCTTTTCCACTTTCTTGGCCTGCCAGTCCTGGCCTTCCTTGGTCTTGTCGGCCTCGATGCGGACGTCATTGCCCGATTCGAGATCCGCGAGCGAGCTGGCC
The genomic region above belongs to Verrucomicrobiia bacterium and contains:
- a CDS encoding NADH-quinone oxidoreductase subunit N, with protein sequence MSLVQSLSYFKAEIALLIGAFVVLFMDFAVRDKKAIGITALVALGVSALFLRMPSEPLPLFNGFFMLDPLTHFFRITALAITAVGVLISLRYEDLPKPYLAEYYALLLFSGFGLILMAAANNLLMIFLAIESVSLVSYLLTGFLKSDKKSKEASLKYLLFGSVASGLMLYGMSILYGLSGSIELDLIRGRIANPAYSGFVFVAMMLVLGGIGFKISMAPFHLWAPDVYEGAPTPFTAFLTVGPKAAGFALLIRVLSTSFPDFFASWTQVILLLSVITMTLGNVIAIAQDNIKRLLAYSSIAQAGYILMGIAVFTDTGLQAVLLYLAAYAFTNLGAFAVVLAVTQDSGSDQLSSFAGLGKRSPMLAASMTIFLLSLAGIPPLAGFMGKFMVFAGTIQKGYIVLAVAAAINSAIAAFYYFKVVRQMYLVPAENEKPLAQPLSLSFALYLMLAGTIALGLVPMPLLSVLHSIIPLS
- a CDS encoding NADH-quinone oxidoreductase subunit M; the protein is MDHLLSWIIFTPLLGALVIAFIPKTAVSKIQAVAVAATAVVLGLSVAGLLKFDAANPGFQLMEKASWIPQFDVHYLLGTDGISFPMVFLTALMSLLACVASFSIHDRHKEYFILYLLLETGMMGTFLSLDLFLFYVFWEVVLVPMYFLIGIWGGPRKEYAAIKFFLYTLAGSLFMLLGILALYFNSNPHTFNMMELTSQHFSFGFQKIVFLAFFLGFAIKVPVFPFHTWLPDAHVEAPTPISVILAGVLLKMGTYGFFRFNYPLFPEAAKWFQPAMLVLAVIGIVYGGFVAFAQSDFKKMVAYSSVSHMGFVLLGIAALNAHGFRGAMLQMFNHGTITGGLFLLVGVLYDRAHTRDMTAFGGLSAKVPVYSGILIFFSMASLGLPGLSGFIGEFLSLLGAYQYNKWMTGASCIGIILAAAYLLYMIQRVLLGPLNTKWASLKEINGRELFTLVPLMIFIVILGVYPSAVLKYMVPTLDALLTRVGGLVP
- a CDS encoding DUF5666 domain-containing protein, which gives rise to MKMKMLFMLALAALICQGPAFAETIEGTLTNVDKGQNTISVSRVDPKTNAQEVVNLFVTAQTEYKGQASSLADLESGNDVRIEADKTKEGQDWQAKKVEKKDKAAPGAGLENKFEGELTAVNKDEKTLSVKCKNPKTNAEETLNMHVTDGTQYKGGYNSLNDLQQGQKVNIQADQNYQGKDWQANVIEKK